Proteins encoded together in one Vigna angularis cultivar LongXiaoDou No.4 chromosome 5, ASM1680809v1, whole genome shotgun sequence window:
- the LOC128196683 gene encoding uncharacterized protein LOC128196683: MVKGLLLCRFIPSRVASQAITRSIKQQFLSPWPTWGVIPDDDRKPFWQRFQMKVQWKPEHESQIHRNFHMKASHRLSEMFRDARNAGQRPNWLGEIIWNSLLAHWNTVEFRNKCAKAQRNRAFERGGTLHTGGSITIHEHAIRMAQALGRAVHVDEVFAQTHVRKGTNQFVDERSRKTHEDFSTRLSQVRSEHESALTPDDASNADDDIRRTQCWIDIVGGKKKGRVYGAGQLAANYTASRGGTLKHQPSSSTSTPDEVVLRLTQELRQRDQEITDLRAEFTNFKALVMRVLPETSQDVQNIPPTQPRPSSSPAATQQPTSVQPSSVQPTLVQPSLDLLPDFGC; this comes from the exons atggtaaagg GACTTTtgttatgcaggtttattccatctagggttgcttcccaggccatcacacgttcaattaagcaacagtttttaagtccatggcctacttggggagtaATACCTGATGATGACAGAAAGCCATTCTGGCAGCGCTTTCAG atgaaggtgcagtggaaacctgaacatgaaagtcagatacacagaaatttccacatgaaagcatctcatcggctgtcagagatgtttagggatgcccgcaatgcaggaCAGCGCCCTAACTGGCTGGGTGAAataatttggaactctttactggcccattggaatacagtagagttccgcaataagtgtgccaaagcccaGCGGAACAGAGCATTTGAAaggggtggcaccctgcatactggtgggtcgatcaccattcatgagcatgccattcgtatg gcacaggctctaggacgggcggtccatgttgatgaggtctttgcacagactcatgttcggaagggaactaatcaatttgttgatgaaagatctcgcaagactcat gaagacttttctacgagactttcacaggttagatctgaacatgagtcagctcttacaccggatgatgccagtaatgcagatgatgacatccgtaggacgcagtgctggatcgacatcgttggtgggaagaaaaaaggACGAGTGTATGGTGCgggacaacttgctgcaaactatacagcatccagaggaggtactctgaagcaccagccttcttcttccaccagtaCTCCTGACGAGGTCGTTCTTCGCCTCACGCAGGAACTCCGACAACGTGACCAGGAGATCACTGATCTCagagcagagtttacaaactttaaggccctggtcatgagagtcTTGCCTGAAACCTCACAGGACGTACAAAATATCCCTCCGACCCAACCACGACCCTCCTCATCACCTGCTGCCactcagcagcccacatcagtccaaccctcatcagtccaacccacactaGTCCAGCCATCA TTAGATCTACTTCCAgactttggatgttag
- the LOC108333611 gene encoding dihydroflavonol 4-reductase-like isoform X2 — MKKVKPLLEIPGAESKLSLWKANLAEEGSFDEAIKGCIGVFHVATPIEFESKDPENEVIKPAIRGVIDIMKACLKAKTVFGSSFKVAGCSIISRKKMQIITPHCRRQLGSYECGYYVMKHMHTIICTNIIESWNKIFNDSSPMEAADMEDIRRNWASFILSVSRNLATLK; from the exons ATGAAGAAGGTGAAGCCCTTGCTGGAAATACCAGGTGCAGAGAGCAAGCTGTCACTGTGGAAGGCTAACCTAGCAGAAGAGGGAAGCTTTGATGAAGCCATTAAAGGCTGCATTGGAGTTTTCCATGTGGCCACACCCATTGAATTTGAGTCCAAAGATCCTGAG AATGAAGTGATAAAGCCTGCAATAAGGGGAGTGATAGATATCATGAAAGCATGCCTGAAGGCAAAAACT GTCTTTGGAAGCTCATTCAAGGTTGCGGGGTGTTCCATCATTTCTAGGAAGAAGATGCAAATAATCACACCTCAT TGTCGACGTCAATTGGGCAGTTATGAGTGTGGGTATTATGTAATGAAACACATGCATACCATTATTTGTACAAACATTATTGAATCATGGAATAAG atcttTAATGATTCATCTCCCATGGAAGCTGCAGACATGGAAGACATTAGAAGGAACTgggcttcttttattttaagtgttagtagaaacttGGCTACACTCAAATAG
- the LOC108333611 gene encoding anthocyanidin reductase-like isoform X1 — MKKVKPLLEIPGAESKLSLWKANLAEEGSFDEAIKGCIGVFHVATPIEFESKDPENEVIKPAIRGVIDIMKACLKAKTVRRLVYRHFLVFGSSFKVAGCSIISRKKMQIITPHCRRQLGSYECGYYVMKHMHTIICTNIIESWNKIFNDSSPMEAADMEDIRRNWASFILSVSRNLATLK, encoded by the exons ATGAAGAAGGTGAAGCCCTTGCTGGAAATACCAGGTGCAGAGAGCAAGCTGTCACTGTGGAAGGCTAACCTAGCAGAAGAGGGAAGCTTTGATGAAGCCATTAAAGGCTGCATTGGAGTTTTCCATGTGGCCACACCCATTGAATTTGAGTCCAAAGATCCTGAG AATGAAGTGATAAAGCCTGCAATAAGGGGAGTGATAGATATCATGAAAGCATGCCTGAAGGCAAAAACTGTGAGAAGGCTAGTTTACAGGCATTTTTTG GTCTTTGGAAGCTCATTCAAGGTTGCGGGGTGTTCCATCATTTCTAGGAAGAAGATGCAAATAATCACACCTCAT TGTCGACGTCAATTGGGCAGTTATGAGTGTGGGTATTATGTAATGAAACACATGCATACCATTATTTGTACAAACATTATTGAATCATGGAATAAG atcttTAATGATTCATCTCCCATGGAAGCTGCAGACATGGAAGACATTAGAAGGAACTgggcttcttttattttaagtgttagtagaaacttGGCTACACTCAAATAG
- the LOC108333611 gene encoding putative anthocyanidin reductase isoform X6, whose protein sequence is MKKVKPLLEIPGAESKLSLWKANLAEEGSFDEAIKGCIGVFHVATPIEFESKDPEVFGSSFKVAGCSIISRKKMQIITPHIFNDSSPMEAADMEDIRRNWASFILSVSRNLATLK, encoded by the exons ATGAAGAAGGTGAAGCCCTTGCTGGAAATACCAGGTGCAGAGAGCAAGCTGTCACTGTGGAAGGCTAACCTAGCAGAAGAGGGAAGCTTTGATGAAGCCATTAAAGGCTGCATTGGAGTTTTCCATGTGGCCACACCCATTGAATTTGAGTCCAAAGATCCTGAG GTCTTTGGAAGCTCATTCAAGGTTGCGGGGTGTTCCATCATTTCTAGGAAGAAGATGCAAATAATCACACCTCAT atcttTAATGATTCATCTCCCATGGAAGCTGCAGACATGGAAGACATTAGAAGGAACTgggcttcttttattttaagtgttagtagaaacttGGCTACACTCAAATAG
- the LOC108333611 gene encoding dihydroflavonol 4-reductase-like isoform X3 has translation MKKVKPLLEIPGAESKLSLWKANLAEEGSFDEAIKGCIGVFHVATPIEFESKDPENEVIKPAIRGVIDIMKACLKAKTVRRLVYRHFLVFGSSFKVAGCSIISRKKMQIITPHIFNDSSPMEAADMEDIRRNWASFILSVSRNLATLK, from the exons ATGAAGAAGGTGAAGCCCTTGCTGGAAATACCAGGTGCAGAGAGCAAGCTGTCACTGTGGAAGGCTAACCTAGCAGAAGAGGGAAGCTTTGATGAAGCCATTAAAGGCTGCATTGGAGTTTTCCATGTGGCCACACCCATTGAATTTGAGTCCAAAGATCCTGAG AATGAAGTGATAAAGCCTGCAATAAGGGGAGTGATAGATATCATGAAAGCATGCCTGAAGGCAAAAACTGTGAGAAGGCTAGTTTACAGGCATTTTTTG GTCTTTGGAAGCTCATTCAAGGTTGCGGGGTGTTCCATCATTTCTAGGAAGAAGATGCAAATAATCACACCTCAT atcttTAATGATTCATCTCCCATGGAAGCTGCAGACATGGAAGACATTAGAAGGAACTgggcttcttttattttaagtgttagtagaaacttGGCTACACTCAAATAG
- the LOC108333611 gene encoding dihydroflavonol 4-reductase-like isoform X5 yields MKKVKPLLEIPGAESKLSLWKANLAEEGSFDEAIKGCIGVFHVATPIEFESKDPENEVIKPAIRGVIDIMKACLKAKTVFGSSFKVAGCSIISRKKMQIITPHIFNDSSPMEAADMEDIRRNWASFILSVSRNLATLK; encoded by the exons ATGAAGAAGGTGAAGCCCTTGCTGGAAATACCAGGTGCAGAGAGCAAGCTGTCACTGTGGAAGGCTAACCTAGCAGAAGAGGGAAGCTTTGATGAAGCCATTAAAGGCTGCATTGGAGTTTTCCATGTGGCCACACCCATTGAATTTGAGTCCAAAGATCCTGAG AATGAAGTGATAAAGCCTGCAATAAGGGGAGTGATAGATATCATGAAAGCATGCCTGAAGGCAAAAACT GTCTTTGGAAGCTCATTCAAGGTTGCGGGGTGTTCCATCATTTCTAGGAAGAAGATGCAAATAATCACACCTCAT atcttTAATGATTCATCTCCCATGGAAGCTGCAGACATGGAAGACATTAGAAGGAACTgggcttcttttattttaagtgttagtagaaacttGGCTACACTCAAATAG
- the LOC108333611 gene encoding dihydroflavonol 4-reductase-like isoform X7: MKKVKPLLEIPGAESKLSLWKANLAEEGSFDEAIKGCIGVFHVATPIEFESKDPENEVIKPAIRGVIDIMKACLKAKTVRRLVYRHFLVINRRNHRLFFSEQRVYLS, translated from the exons ATGAAGAAGGTGAAGCCCTTGCTGGAAATACCAGGTGCAGAGAGCAAGCTGTCACTGTGGAAGGCTAACCTAGCAGAAGAGGGAAGCTTTGATGAAGCCATTAAAGGCTGCATTGGAGTTTTCCATGTGGCCACACCCATTGAATTTGAGTCCAAAGATCCTGAG AATGAAGTGATAAAGCCTGCAATAAGGGGAGTGATAGATATCATGAAAGCATGCCTGAAGGCAAAAACTGTGAGAAGGCTAGTTTACAGGCATTTTTTGGTAATAAACAGAAGGAATCACAGGCTCTTCTTTAGTGAGCAACGAGTGTAtctatcataa
- the LOC108333611 gene encoding putative anthocyanidin reductase isoform X4, translating into MKKVKPLLEIPGAESKLSLWKANLAEEGSFDEAIKGCIGVFHVATPIEFESKDPEVFGSSFKVAGCSIISRKKMQIITPHCRRQLGSYECGYYVMKHMHTIICTNIIESWNKIFNDSSPMEAADMEDIRRNWASFILSVSRNLATLK; encoded by the exons ATGAAGAAGGTGAAGCCCTTGCTGGAAATACCAGGTGCAGAGAGCAAGCTGTCACTGTGGAAGGCTAACCTAGCAGAAGAGGGAAGCTTTGATGAAGCCATTAAAGGCTGCATTGGAGTTTTCCATGTGGCCACACCCATTGAATTTGAGTCCAAAGATCCTGAG GTCTTTGGAAGCTCATTCAAGGTTGCGGGGTGTTCCATCATTTCTAGGAAGAAGATGCAAATAATCACACCTCAT TGTCGACGTCAATTGGGCAGTTATGAGTGTGGGTATTATGTAATGAAACACATGCATACCATTATTTGTACAAACATTATTGAATCATGGAATAAG atcttTAATGATTCATCTCCCATGGAAGCTGCAGACATGGAAGACATTAGAAGGAACTgggcttcttttattttaagtgttagtagaaacttGGCTACACTCAAATAG
- the LOC108339292 gene encoding uncharacterized protein LOC108339292 has product MEKIFDAKRCPSETRLTYSEYQLSREAIHWWNKMKLVLEESGEILTLELLKNKFYAECFPDNVKHAKEVEFLQFKHLGRFYTQPTNEEWRCRKFKNELRADIQLALNPLIIKEFSVLVEQAKVVERLRGEIEAEQKFQRQQPQQRIIRCYVCGGPHLKSVCPQVVARNKNVFFAEQKNILLEIVPLVEEKHLNLNNGLSREGLTIGLKRLEGYML; this is encoded by the exons ATGGAAAAGATCTTTGATGCAAAAAGGTGCCCATCAGAAACAAGGTTGACATACTCGGAGTATCAGTTGTCTAGGGAAGCAATACACTGGTGGAACAAGATGAAACTAGTGTTAGAAGAAAGTGGTGAGATTCTTACTTTGGAgcttttgaagaacaaattctaTGCTGAGTGCTTTCCGGACAACGTAAAACATGCAAAGGAAGTGGAGTTCTTGCAGTTTAAGCATTTGGGACGTTTCTATACCCAACCAACTAATGAAGAATGGAGGTGTAGAAAATTCAAAAATGAATTAAGAGCAGATATACAATTAGCATTGAATCCCTTAATTATTAAGGAATTTTCTGTTTTAGTTGAACAGGCCAAAGTGGTAGAAAGGTTAAGAGGCGAGATTGAGGCTGAACAGAAGTTTCAACGG CAGCAGCCCCAGCAGAGGATAATCCGATGTTACGTCTGTGGAGGACCTCATCTAAAGAGTGTTTGTCCACAAGTTGTTGCACGcaacaaaaatgttttctttgcgGAGCAGAAGAACATTTTGCTAGAGATTGTCCCTCTAGTAGAAGAGAAGCACCTCAACCTCAACAACGGCCTCAGTAGAGAAGGACTAACAATAGGCCTCAAGCGACTGGAAGGGTATATGCTTTGA